The following are encoded in a window of Haloarchaeobius salinus genomic DNA:
- a CDS encoding DUF3604 domain-containing protein, with protein MTINNRIFEEKRTACGTIERNGPDEVTVGSYTTWELTYTAGELGMDDGSTLKVATSMTSDWGHPQFDDPTADHYCTVSTSGDATVKARFDPDGHTRPVKHAVVVDIFDGSLAPGETVTLTLGETSEGSLGIRTQTFPETEFVFIGLVDPFGTAEFVRLEDDLSVDIVPGSATALEAFARVRDETVDISARAVDEWGNVSESYSSHIDVESETGGVLASGDLTNGIAHATVETPETTADEEPFRFTVSDGRFQATTNPVVPSNPIRWGDPHGQSEETVGTGSVEEYFDFARDAAFLDFVSHVGNDFQITDEFWERLQGVVESANTPGEFVSFLGYEWSANTPNGGDHNVYFRDDSAEIVRSSYWQLEDDKRYRGLTSTSDLYDHYEGRDDVLIIPHLGGRPATIDDIDESLTPAFEITSVWGIFEWFATEAFEAGHSLGFVGGSDDHTGRPGASHPTNHPFFLIRGGLTGVPTKELTRDGLWNALQASQCYATTGARIHLDVDVDGASLGEHVTVDGTSEIDVSVAGTGPLTDVDLFRDGECIDSVDCTTGASRYEIRWFGTRPRVRDKVVDWSGGLTLDAGSFTDVEPFGFQHPEHGLTST; from the coding sequence ATGACAATAAATAACCGAATTTTCGAGGAGAAACGAACCGCGTGTGGAACGATTGAACGCAACGGCCCAGATGAAGTCACCGTCGGCAGCTATACGACCTGGGAACTCACCTACACAGCTGGCGAGCTTGGTATGGACGACGGGAGCACGCTGAAGGTCGCCACGAGCATGACGAGCGACTGGGGACATCCGCAGTTCGACGACCCAACTGCAGACCACTACTGCACGGTATCCACGAGCGGCGACGCCACTGTCAAGGCTCGGTTCGACCCAGATGGCCATACCCGCCCGGTCAAGCATGCCGTCGTCGTGGACATCTTCGATGGGTCGCTCGCCCCCGGTGAGACGGTCACCCTGACCCTCGGTGAGACGAGCGAGGGAAGTCTCGGCATTCGAACCCAGACGTTCCCCGAGACCGAATTTGTCTTCATCGGGCTCGTCGACCCGTTCGGGACGGCGGAGTTCGTCCGCCTCGAAGATGATCTGAGCGTCGACATCGTCCCCGGCTCCGCCACGGCGTTGGAAGCATTCGCGAGAGTTCGTGACGAAACGGTGGACATCTCTGCACGTGCAGTCGACGAGTGGGGGAACGTCTCGGAGAGTTACAGTTCACACATCGATGTCGAGTCCGAGACGGGTGGAGTTCTGGCCAGTGGTGACCTCACCAACGGCATCGCACATGCTACAGTCGAAACTCCCGAGACGACTGCTGACGAGGAACCCTTCCGGTTCACCGTCTCGGACGGTCGGTTCCAGGCGACGACCAATCCCGTCGTGCCGTCGAATCCGATTCGCTGGGGCGACCCCCACGGTCAGTCCGAGGAGACCGTCGGGACGGGATCCGTCGAGGAGTATTTCGACTTCGCCCGGGATGCTGCGTTCCTCGACTTCGTCTCCCACGTGGGTAACGACTTCCAGATTACGGACGAATTCTGGGAGCGTCTCCAGGGCGTTGTCGAGTCAGCCAACACGCCGGGCGAGTTCGTATCCTTCCTCGGCTACGAATGGTCGGCGAACACCCCAAATGGGGGCGATCACAACGTCTACTTCCGCGATGATTCAGCCGAGATTGTGCGGAGCTCCTACTGGCAACTTGAGGACGATAAGCGCTATCGGGGACTCACTTCGACTTCAGACCTGTACGACCACTACGAGGGTCGCGACGATGTCCTCATCATCCCACATTTGGGCGGTCGGCCGGCAACCATCGACGACATCGACGAATCGCTGACTCCGGCATTCGAGATCACGTCTGTCTGGGGTATCTTCGAATGGTTCGCCACCGAAGCGTTCGAAGCCGGTCACAGTCTCGGGTTCGTCGGTGGGAGCGATGACCACACAGGCAGACCTGGGGCGAGCCATCCAACCAATCATCCCTTCTTCCTTATCCGGGGCGGGTTGACTGGTGTCCCAACGAAGGAGCTCACTCGCGACGGACTATGGAACGCGTTGCAAGCGAGTCAGTGCTACGCCACGACCGGAGCACGCATCCACCTCGACGTCGATGTCGATGGGGCGTCTCTCGGTGAACACGTCACCGTCGACGGGACTTCCGAAATCGATGTCTCCGTCGCCGGAACTGGCCCCCTTACGGATGTCGACCTCTTTCGCGACGGCGAGTGTATCGACTCCGTCGACTGTACGACGGGTGCCAGTCGATACGAAATCCGGTGGTTCGGCACGCGACCACGAGTTCGAGATAAAGTCGTCGACTGGAGCGGCGGGCTCACACTCGACGCCGGTTCGTTCACCGATGTCGAACCCTTTGGCTTCCAGCATCCCGAACACGGGCTGACGTCGAC